From Flammeovirga agarivorans:
AGACCAACACCTTTAACTCGACGACCATCGCGATGGCGGATTACCAGATGGAATCCCTGTCGGCCGAGATCAACTTTGCCGCGGCGAAGCTGGCCCGCGCCAGCGCCGACGCCTGGACGGCCCGCACGCCGGAAAAACCGCGCTATGTCGCGGGCGTGCTTGGCCCGACCAACCGCACCGCCTCTATCTCGCCTGATGTGAACGATCCGGCGTTCCGTAATATTACCTTTGACCAGCTGGTGGCCGCCTATCGCGAATCCACCCGGGCGCTGGTGGAAGGTGGCGTGGATCTGATCCTGATTGAAACGGTGTTTGATACTCTGAACGCTAAAGCGGCTATATATGCGGTGAAAGAGGAGCTGGAGGCGTTAGGCGTTGACCTGCCG
This genomic window contains:
- a CDS encoding homocysteine S-methyltransferase family protein, with the translated sequence TNTFNSTTIAMADYQMESLSAEINFAAAKLARASADAWTARTPEKPRYVAGVLGPTNRTASISPDVNDPAFRNITFDQLVAAYRESTRALVEGGVDLILIETVFDTLNAKAAIYAVKEELEALGVDLPLMISGTITDASGRTLSGQTTEAFYNSLRHAEALSFGLNCALGPDELRQYVPGLSRIAECY